From Paenibacillus sp. V4I7, one genomic window encodes:
- a CDS encoding MBL fold metallo-hydrolase has product MKIQLIRNATLVVQYAGKKFLIDPFLGEKGIYPPFPNSLRQDQNNPLVSLPISVDNIISNLDAVIVTHLHLDHWDDTAKEVLPKDIKMFVQNEEDATEVRNSGFQNVEVLQENSAFGDIQLVKTKGEHGRGEILQLAGHVCGVVFKHPSEKTLYIAGDTVWYEAVQEAIDKHKPEIIVVNGGDNQFLQGGSLVMGKEDIYNVYTAAPEAKIISVHMEAVNHWTLSREELKSYTNERGISSNVLIPNDGESFAF; this is encoded by the coding sequence ATGAAAATACAACTGATTCGAAATGCGACACTTGTTGTCCAGTATGCAGGGAAGAAGTTTTTAATCGACCCTTTTTTAGGGGAAAAAGGTATTTACCCACCTTTCCCTAATTCGTTGCGACAAGATCAAAACAATCCTTTGGTTAGCTTACCAATCTCGGTTGACAATATTATCAGCAACTTAGATGCTGTGATTGTTACTCATCTACATTTAGACCATTGGGACGACACGGCTAAAGAGGTCTTACCAAAAGATATTAAAATGTTTGTACAAAATGAAGAAGACGCAACAGAAGTAAGAAACTCTGGTTTTCAAAATGTAGAAGTGCTACAAGAAAATTCAGCCTTTGGAGATATTCAATTAGTTAAAACAAAAGGCGAACACGGAAGAGGAGAAATATTACAACTTGCTGGACATGTTTGCGGTGTTGTCTTTAAGCACCCAAGTGAGAAAACATTGTATATTGCTGGAGATACGGTTTGGTATGAAGCTGTTCAGGAAGCAATCGATAAACACAAACCGGAAATCATTGTTGTAAATGGAGGAGATAATCAATTCCTTCAAGGTGGTTCTTTAGTAATGGGGAAAGAGGATATCTACAATGTTTATACAGCCGCCCCTGAGGCGAAAATTATTTCTGTCCATATGGAAGCAGTTAATCATTGGACATTATCAAGGGAAGAATTGAAAAGTTATACAAACGAAAGAGGAATTTCCTCAAATGTCCTGATTCCAAATGATGGGGAATCTTTTGCGTTTTAG
- a CDS encoding glycoside hydrolase family 105 protein — MSTKWSIQMSESFMQQYPLVSDMPFQRRRCWNYENGCMLTAFEQVWRKTGDYRYFDYIKTNMDLFIKPDGSIETYRLEEYNVDQINQGKSLFLLLEQTGDERYRKALELLVTQMKSHPRTSEGGLWHKKIYPYQMWLDGVYMTSPLLARYAQAFGASEWFDDVTHEILLMEKHARDPKTGLLYHGWDESKEQSWADKESGCSPHFWGRALGWYVMAIVDVLDFLPIDHPKRGLVIGLFYRLAEAIARVQEPESGLWYQVLDEGEREGNYLEASGSAMFVYALAKGARKGYLSDSFLHVARNGFQGLLTHCVEKDADGSLHVNQICSVAGLGGTPYRDGSYAYYISEPVRRDDPKGFAPFVMACLEMEESSVSDPHR, encoded by the coding sequence ATGTCTACGAAATGGTCAATTCAAATGTCCGAATCATTCATGCAGCAATATCCGCTCGTATCCGATATGCCGTTTCAGCGAAGAAGATGCTGGAACTATGAAAACGGTTGTATGCTGACTGCATTTGAACAAGTATGGCGCAAGACAGGGGATTATCGCTATTTCGATTATATCAAGACGAATATGGATTTATTTATTAAACCAGATGGAAGTATCGAGACGTATCGTCTCGAAGAATATAACGTAGACCAAATTAATCAAGGTAAGTCTCTGTTCCTGCTTTTGGAGCAGACAGGTGACGAGCGATATCGCAAAGCGCTAGAACTATTGGTGACCCAGATGAAAAGCCATCCGCGTACCTCGGAAGGCGGGCTTTGGCATAAAAAGATCTATCCCTACCAAATGTGGCTGGATGGCGTCTATATGACTTCACCGCTGCTAGCGCGGTATGCCCAAGCCTTTGGCGCTTCGGAATGGTTCGATGACGTGACCCATGAGATTCTTCTGATGGAAAAACATGCACGAGACCCAAAGACTGGCCTGCTGTATCACGGTTGGGATGAGAGCAAAGAACAGTCCTGGGCAGACAAGGAATCGGGCTGTTCACCTCACTTCTGGGGGCGGGCACTCGGCTGGTATGTGATGGCGATTGTGGATGTGTTGGACTTTTTACCGATCGATCATCCCAAAAGGGGTCTCGTGATTGGGCTCTTTTATCGGCTGGCGGAAGCTATTGCTCGTGTCCAAGAACCGGAATCCGGGTTATGGTATCAAGTGCTTGATGAAGGGGAGCGGGAGGGGAATTACCTGGAAGCCTCCGGATCTGCGATGTTCGTGTACGCCTTAGCCAAGGGCGCTAGAAAAGGGTATTTGAGCGATTCCTTTTTACATGTTGCGCGCAATGGTTTCCAAGGTCTGTTAACTCATTGCGTGGAAAAGGATGCGGACGGCTCACTGCATGTGAACCAAATTTGCAGCGTCGCGGGATTAGGAGGAACACCTTACCGTGATGGCTCTTACGCCTATTATATCAGCGAGCCTGTGCGTAGGGATGACCCTAAAGGGTTTGCTCCTTTCGTGATGGCATGCCTGGAAATGGAGGAATCCAGTGTTTCAGATCCTCATCGTTGA
- a CDS encoding helix-turn-helix transcriptional regulator: MSSENQKVKILGDFLKSRRERIKPDHASIVGRFGRRRTPGLRREEVAHLAGVSITWYTWLEQGRAVTASREVIESVGKALQLSSEEHLHLLRLANYGGGGVSYPNAKEIYPDLQNIIDQLHYPAIIANNRTEVLAYNRMASEIIADFHAIPFEKRVMTRLIFTDPNLRNQLANWKEFADYTLGVFRSNFDQKADDPWFEEFVLQMCKENEEFLTLWRLHDVQQKKAIHFTIDHLVGGRLYFQLNSFSNFNGNGNLHCCIFTPIAGTDTEQKLLYIRK, from the coding sequence ATGTCTTCAGAAAATCAAAAAGTTAAAATACTCGGAGACTTTTTAAAATCCCGCCGGGAACGGATCAAGCCGGATCATGCCAGCATTGTCGGTCGGTTTGGCAGAAGGAGAACGCCGGGATTACGCAGAGAAGAGGTTGCCCATCTTGCGGGGGTAAGTATCACTTGGTATACCTGGCTTGAACAAGGCAGGGCCGTCACCGCCTCAAGGGAAGTGATCGAGAGCGTCGGCAAAGCCTTGCAATTATCTTCAGAAGAACATCTTCATTTGCTTCGTTTGGCAAATTATGGCGGAGGGGGAGTCTCTTACCCGAACGCTAAGGAAATATATCCGGACCTTCAGAACATTATTGACCAATTGCACTATCCGGCGATCATCGCGAACAATCGAACCGAGGTATTGGCCTACAATCGGATGGCTTCTGAAATCATTGCGGATTTCCATGCGATTCCATTTGAGAAACGCGTGATGACACGATTGATATTTACCGATCCAAACCTACGCAATCAGCTGGCGAATTGGAAGGAATTTGCCGATTACACGTTAGGGGTATTTCGTTCGAATTTTGACCAAAAGGCGGACGATCCCTGGTTTGAGGAATTCGTGCTGCAGATGTGCAAGGAAAACGAGGAGTTTCTAACGCTATGGCGTTTGCATGATGTGCAGCAAAAGAAAGCCATACATTTCACAATTGATCACCTCGTCGGAGGGCGATTATACTTTCAATTGAATTCCTTTTCTAATTTTAACGGCAATGGAAACCTACACTGCTGTATATTTACTCCCATTGCAGGTACCGACACTGAGCAAAAATTATTGTATATTCGAAAATAA
- a CDS encoding response regulator has protein sequence MFQILIVDDEHIEREGIKLLIHKYKLPLSVMEAENGEEALDILASHPIDILLTDIKMPFMDGLELCRRAREQFPELKIIIFSAYGEFEYAQRAIHYHIFAYLLKPIDVNDFIREFTHVIELCQKDQEQEKEHLLLELINNGQQNAWLTQKLALSGIDFRQKYIQMILIDFTQPVFDAEHDELPDRVKEVISAPIEYVNLNEHQSLLFVLYDRNAWNGEEQQLLGSKLKDSITGLYDDTVTLVVGRHVCSESELAQEFRLMESVLEYKFFFQESTVLYTDESQGKEDLSDTIPKLMETVYWHLDMKDDFGFRKGVELFFKTIDGSGQHSAIYIKYMCIELAKKMWETAGKSDNHAFKSVVEAIFGCKSLTELKGQIQSVMALIGRETDVHSTEFSKKVIKDILKLIDDNYMSDISLKWIADKVFLTQTYLSYLFSKEVGQTLVKYITLVRMHKAEELLRKTNLTIADISHQVGFMNNSYFCKIFKQYHGQSPAKFREMKSS, from the coding sequence GTGTTTCAGATCCTCATCGTTGATGACGAGCACATCGAAAGAGAAGGTATCAAGCTATTAATTCATAAATATAAGCTGCCCTTATCAGTGATGGAAGCTGAGAATGGCGAAGAGGCATTGGACATTCTGGCATCGCATCCCATCGATATTTTGTTAACAGATATCAAGATGCCTTTTATGGATGGGCTTGAATTATGCAGAAGGGCAAGGGAACAGTTTCCCGAGTTGAAAATTATCATTTTCAGCGCGTACGGGGAGTTCGAATATGCGCAAAGAGCGATTCATTATCACATTTTTGCTTATCTGCTTAAGCCGATTGACGTGAATGATTTCATTCGTGAGTTTACCCATGTGATTGAGCTTTGCCAAAAAGACCAAGAACAAGAAAAGGAACATTTATTGCTGGAGTTGATCAATAACGGCCAGCAAAATGCATGGCTAACTCAGAAGCTTGCTTTATCAGGCATCGATTTTAGACAGAAGTATATCCAGATGATTCTGATTGATTTTACCCAGCCTGTATTTGATGCCGAGCATGATGAGCTTCCAGACAGGGTTAAGGAAGTCATTTCTGCACCTATCGAATATGTCAATTTGAATGAACATCAGAGCTTACTCTTCGTTCTATATGATAGGAATGCATGGAATGGGGAAGAGCAGCAGCTTCTAGGGAGCAAGCTCAAAGATAGCATTACGGGCTTGTATGATGATACGGTCACGCTTGTTGTGGGGAGACATGTATGCTCGGAAAGCGAACTAGCGCAAGAGTTTAGGCTGATGGAGAGCGTGCTCGAATATAAGTTTTTCTTTCAGGAAAGCACGGTGTTATATACGGATGAAAGTCAGGGCAAAGAAGATTTGTCCGACACCATCCCGAAGCTGATGGAAACAGTTTATTGGCATTTGGATATGAAGGATGACTTTGGTTTTCGCAAAGGCGTTGAGCTGTTTTTTAAGACCATTGATGGCAGCGGGCAGCATTCAGCTATTTATATCAAGTACATGTGCATTGAATTGGCCAAGAAAATGTGGGAAACGGCTGGAAAAAGTGACAACCATGCGTTTAAATCCGTCGTTGAGGCTATCTTTGGGTGTAAATCCTTAACCGAATTGAAGGGGCAGATTCAATCTGTTATGGCTTTGATAGGCAGAGAAACTGATGTGCATAGTACGGAGTTTAGTAAGAAAGTGATTAAGGATATTTTAAAGCTTATTGATGACAACTATATGTCGGATATCAGTCTGAAATGGATTGCGGATAAGGTGTTCCTCACCCAGACCTATCTTAGTTATTTGTTCAGTAAGGAAGTGGGGCAAACGCTTGTTAAGTACATTACGCTTGTTCGCATGCACAAGGCAGAGGAGCTTTTACGCAAGACGAATTTGACGATTGCGGATATTAGTCACCAAGTCGGTTTCATGAATAATTCGTATTTCTGCAAAATTTTCAAACAGTATCATGGGCAAAGTCCAGCCAAATTCCGTGAGATGAAGAGCTCATGA
- a CDS encoding sensor histidine kinase: MMRRFLAYFQNLRFKQKLFISYMIVSIIPVLVLGLFSYHQASSFLLQQAKQNLDGAISQIAETINYRAKQHESIINSITQNVVFKRIFIANDGDFPVLYRDYVDPFFSNILDFNTDLLQISVFTDNPSILRGEYILPLGLTNDLQWVNREVKPQETQWNIRNGKLFATRAFVGEEGVQVGKPPAVLFLSIDGDSMFQDLDDIKTNAYGVLILDKQGNPILSKNVRMDAKLPITTLMPKQLSDKVGSFTMNHTDYMYITADIPESGWKLVYFTPKNGISVDAKSIVSATALITVICLAILLLIIWMFSNTFVKRIIKLNKKMMIVENGNLKIDVTSQSKDEIGQLTNRFGNMLTNINTLIEEVYQSKITQKEAELKALQTQINPHFLYNTLSIINWKALEIDAMEISQITNTVSRFYRTVLNKGRDFIPVRNELENAKDYMHIQSIMHNYNFDFSCEVEEALLRYDMINLIFQPILENALEHGIDQLRKGSERGRIVLRGYMIGEDLEFSIEDNGPGMNEELAEEVLRMHTTGYGLRNVHDRIQIRFGQGYGLRIHSEVGKGTKVYLTFPAYTAVVTPT; encoded by the coding sequence ATGATGAGAAGATTCCTTGCTTATTTTCAAAACTTGAGGTTCAAGCAAAAGCTGTTTATTTCCTATATGATTGTTTCTATTATTCCCGTTCTCGTGCTAGGGCTGTTTTCTTACCATCAAGCCAGCAGCTTTCTATTGCAGCAAGCAAAACAAAATTTAGACGGGGCGATCAGTCAAATTGCCGAGACGATAAACTATCGGGCGAAGCAGCATGAATCGATCATTAATTCGATTACGCAAAATGTGGTGTTTAAGCGGATTTTCATCGCAAATGATGGTGATTTTCCAGTGCTGTATCGCGATTATGTGGATCCGTTTTTTAGTAATATTCTTGATTTTAATACAGATCTTCTACAAATTTCTGTGTTTACCGATAATCCGTCCATTCTGCGCGGGGAGTATATCTTGCCGCTGGGTTTGACGAATGATTTGCAGTGGGTGAATCGAGAGGTTAAGCCGCAAGAAACTCAGTGGAACATTAGGAATGGCAAGCTGTTTGCCACCCGAGCGTTTGTTGGTGAAGAGGGTGTGCAAGTAGGGAAGCCTCCGGCTGTTTTATTTCTCAGCATTGATGGGGATAGCATGTTTCAAGACTTGGATGACATTAAAACGAACGCCTACGGGGTCTTGATCCTAGATAAACAGGGAAATCCGATTCTGTCCAAAAATGTCCGAATGGATGCCAAGCTCCCTATAACAACTTTGATGCCAAAACAGTTAAGCGATAAAGTGGGCTCATTTACTATGAACCATACCGATTATATGTACATCACGGCGGACATCCCGGAGTCGGGCTGGAAACTCGTTTATTTTACACCCAAGAACGGGATTTCAGTGGATGCCAAGAGTATTGTCAGTGCGACAGCGCTGATTACCGTGATTTGTTTGGCGATATTGCTGCTTATTATTTGGATGTTTTCCAACACATTCGTCAAACGGATTATTAAGCTCAATAAAAAAATGATGATCGTTGAAAATGGTAATTTAAAGATTGATGTGACCAGCCAGTCCAAGGATGAAATCGGCCAGCTGACCAACCGTTTCGGCAACATGCTGACCAATATTAACACACTTATCGAAGAGGTTTATCAAAGCAAAATTACGCAAAAAGAGGCGGAGCTCAAGGCGCTGCAGACTCAGATTAATCCGCACTTCCTGTATAATACGTTGTCCATCATTAATTGGAAAGCGCTAGAAATCGATGCCATGGAAATCAGCCAAATTACAAATACCGTATCCAGATTTTATCGGACTGTGCTAAATAAAGGGAGAGACTTTATTCCTGTCCGAAATGAGCTCGAGAATGCCAAGGATTACATGCATATTCAAAGCATTATGCACAATTATAATTTTGATTTTAGTTGTGAAGTCGAGGAAGCGCTGCTGCGCTATGACATGATTAACCTTATTTTTCAGCCGATTCTCGAAAATGCGCTGGAGCACGGCATCGACCAGCTGCGCAAGGGAAGCGAAAGAGGCCGAATTGTGCTCCGAGGTTACATGATTGGAGAAGATCTGGAATTTAGCATTGAAGACAACGGGCCGGGTATGAACGAGGAGCTTGCCGAAGAGGTTCTTCGGATGCATACAACCGGGTATGGGTTGAGAAATGTCCATGACCGTATCCAGATTCGTTTTGGCCAAGGATATGGGTTGCGAATTCATAGTGAAGTGGGCAAAGGTACGAAAGTTTACCTGACTTTTCCTGCCTATACGGCAGTAGTTACTCCGACTTAG
- a CDS encoding Lrp/AsnC family transcriptional regulator — MQLDQTDYQILRLLTENSRIQWKDLGEQIHMTGQAVGNRIKKLEESGVITAYSLIIDEMKLGLVFTAFVIIHMKTANHDSFIRFITDQNEVVEAHRISGEGCYHLTIKVSSPDQLNLFLNKLLDYGNYSLNLSIQKIKQSSTLTAVPNK; from the coding sequence ATGCAACTTGATCAAACTGATTATCAGATCCTTCGGTTACTAACCGAAAATTCAAGGATTCAATGGAAAGACTTAGGGGAACAAATTCATATGACTGGACAAGCAGTAGGCAATCGTATCAAAAAACTTGAGGAAAGCGGTGTAATTACAGCCTACTCCCTTATAATCGATGAAATGAAACTAGGACTTGTTTTTACAGCATTTGTAATTATTCATATGAAAACAGCAAATCACGATTCGTTTATTCGTTTTATAACCGATCAAAATGAGGTAGTAGAAGCACACCGAATTTCTGGTGAAGGCTGTTATCATTTAACGATAAAAGTTTCATCCCCAGATCAACTGAACCTTTTTCTTAATAAACTTCTCGATTATGGGAACTACAGTTTGAATCTGTCCATACAAAAAATCAAACAAAGCAGTACGTTGACCGCCGTACCAAATAAATAG